Proteins found in one Triticum aestivum cultivar Chinese Spring chromosome 4D, IWGSC CS RefSeq v2.1, whole genome shotgun sequence genomic segment:
- the LOC123098055 gene encoding UDP-glucuronate 4-epimerase 3, translated as MAPQLTGAPGSAAAAGGAAAVKPQFHHYHHHRLAPRHHHPPSLLSKLAFWSVCSLSLLLAFLLLAPSSAPAPRAAPDAPRRSLHAHPDSAATWGGAAWEKKVRASARVRRPGGRGGLSVLVTGAAGFVGCHAAAALRRRGDGVLGLDNFNDYYDPALKRGRAALLARSGVYVVDGDIADAELLAKLFDVAPFTHVLHLAAQAGVRHALVDPMSYVRANVAGLVALLEAARAADPQPAIVWASSSSVYGLNSHVPFSEHDRTDRPASLYAATKKAGEEIAHVYNHIYGLSLTALRFFTVYGPWGRPDMAYFFFTRDILAGRPITVYESSGGGTHQTTISRDFTYIDDIVKGCIGALDTAGRSTGSGGKKRGPAPFRTYNLGNTSPVPVTQLVDLLEKMLKVKAVRRVVKMPRNGDVPYTHANISLAQRELGYRPSTDLQTGLKKFVRWYLEYYNPELAVKQKQHGSSNGKGSRGRNGSTSSAR; from the coding sequence ATGGCGCCGCAGCTGACCGGCGCgcccggctcggcggcggcggcgggcggcgccgcggCCGTCAAGCCGCAGTTccaccactaccaccaccaccGCCTCGCCCCGCGCCACCACCACCCGCCCTCGCTCCTCTCCAAGCTCGCCTTCTGGTCCGTCTGCTCCCTCTCGCTGctcctcgccttcctcctcctcgccccctcctccgcccccgccccgcgcgccgcccccgaCGCGCCGCGCCGCTCCCTCCACGCCCACCCCGACTCCGCCGCCACCTGGGGCGGCGCCGCCTGGGAGAAGAAGGTGCGGGCCTCCGCGCGCGTCAGGCGCCCCGGCGGCCGCGGGGGGCTCTCCGTCCTCGTCACCGGCGCCGCGGGCTTCGTCGGCTgccacgccgccgccgcgctgcgccGCCGCGGCGACGGCGTCCTCGGCCTCGACAACTTCAACGACTACTACGACCCCGCCCTCAAGCGCGGCAGGGCCGCGCTGCTCGCGCGCTCGGGCGTCTACGTCGTCGACGGCGACATCGCCGACGCCGAGCTCCTCGCCAAGCTGTTCGACGTCGCGCCCTTCACGCACGTCCTGCACCTCGCGGCGCAGGCAGGTGTGCGCCACGCGCTCGTTGACCCCATGTCGTATGTGCGGGCGAACGTTGCTGGCCTCGTTGCGCTGCTTGAGGCGGCTCGCGCGGCCGACCCGCAGCCGGCGATCGTCTGGGCATCCTCGTCTTCGGTCTACGGGCTCAACTCCCATGTGCCTTTCTCCGAGCATGACAGGACGGACCGACCCGCGTCTCTCTATGCGGCCACCAAGAAGGCTGGTGAGGAGATCGCTCATGTCTACAACCACATCTATGGCCTCTCGCTCACCGCCCTCCGGTTTTTTACCGTATATGGGCCGTGGGGGCGCCCCGACATGGCATACTTCTTCTTCACCCGGGACATTCTTGCTGGTCGGCCAATCACGGTTTATGAGAGCTCCGGTGGAGGCACACACCAGACCACCATTTCCCGGGATTTCACCTACATTGATGATATTGTGAAAGGATGTATTGGGGCATTGGATACAGCTGGGCGGAGCACAGGCAGCGGCGGCAAGAAGCGAGGCCCAGCGCCATTCAGGACATACAATTTGGGGAACACTTCTCCAGTGCCGGTGACACAGCTTGTGGATTTACTGGAGAAGATGCTCAAGGTGAAGGCCGTGAGGAGGGTTGTCAAGATGCCAAGGAACGGGGATGTGCCGTACACGCATGCTAACATCAGCCTTGCACAGCGGGAGCTTGGGTATCGGCCATCCACTGATCTCCAAACAGGGCTCAAGAAGTTTGTGCGGTGGTATCTTGAGTACTACAATCCTGAGTTGGCTGTGAAGCAGAAGCAGCATGGCAGTAGCAACGGCAAGGGTTCACGCGGTCGGAATGGCAGCACGAGCAGCGCAAGATGA
- the LOC123098056 gene encoding chloride conductance regulatory protein ICln translates to MAQSDTKLSSTSATAKPFRKNPQISHAPRPETLALCFVPTTVPMAPGLKRFTDVAGDGTPRLDDAAGEELVCVERAASVALGSRAPEPPGTLFITTRRVIWLSEAEKGRGYAVGFLDITLHAVSRDPEAYPSPCLYTQIEAEADSDEEDGDLDSEADSDSQLPKISEMRIILADAAQLDSLFDAFCHCAELNPDPTAEENEDSDLFHGEGMTNGGWIHGDEDEHMVDGIDPEFFIPNPIGQNGGDDLSSSVLELQINDQRFEDAEEEEARENGH, encoded by the exons ATGGCGCAGTCAGATACAAAGCTGTCTTCCACTTCAGCAACCGCTAAACCCTTTCGAAAGAATCCCCAAATCTCGCACGCTCCAaggcccgaaaccctagccctctgCTTCGTCCCTACCACCGTCCCCATGGCGCCAGGGCTCAAACGCTTCACCGACGTCGCCGGAGACGGCACGCCCCGCCTCGACGACGCCGCCGGCGAGGAGCTCGTGTGCGTGGAGCGCGCCGCCTCGGTCGCCCTCGGCAGCCGCGCGCCGGAGCCCCCGGGAACGCTTTTCATCACCACCAG GAGGGTGATTTGGCTCAGCGAGGCGGAGAAGGGCAGAGGATACGCGGTGGGCTTCCTGGACATCACGCTCCACGCAGTGTCGCGCGACCCGGAGGCGTACCCCTCGCCGTGCCTCTACACTCAG ATTGAAGCCGAAGCTGACTCCGATGAAGAGGATGGTGATCTTGACTCTGAAGCAGATAGTGACTCACAACTACCAAAAATCTCTGAGATGCGTATTATACTGGCAGACGCTGCCCAAC TAGATTCACTTTTTGATGCCTTCTGCCATTGTGCTGAACTGAACCCTGATCCTACTGCTG AAGAAAATGAAGATAGTGACTTGTTCCATGGTGAGGGTATGACCAATGGTGGTTGGATTCATGGTGATGAAGATGAACACATGGTTGATG GAATCGACCCTGAGTTTTTTATTCCCAACCCGATAGGTCAAAATGGTGGAGATGACCTCAGTTCTTCAGTACTTGAG CTTCAAATCAATGACCAGCGTTTCGAGGATGCCGAGGAAGAGGAGGCCCGTGAAAATGGGCATTAG